Proteins from a single region of Macaca thibetana thibetana isolate TM-01 chromosome 4, ASM2454274v1, whole genome shotgun sequence:
- the ABCC10 gene encoding ATP-binding cassette sub-family C member 10 isoform X2 — translation MERLLAQLCGSSAAWPLPLWEGDTTGHCFTQLVLSALPHALLAVLSACYLGTPRSPDYILPCSPGWRLRLAASFLLSVFPLLDLLPVALPPGAGPGPIGLEVLEGCVAAVAWISHSLALWVLSHSSHGHSRGPLALALVALLPAPALVLTVLWHCQRGTLLPPLLPGPVARLCLLILQLAALLAYALGWAAPGGPREPWAQEPLLPEDQEPEVAEDGESWLSHFSYAWLAPLLARGACGELQQPQDICRLPHRLHPTYLARVFQSHWQEGARLWRALYRAFGRCYLTLGLLKLVGTMLGFSGPLLLSLLVGFLEEGQEPLSHGLLYALGLASGAVLGAVLQNQYGYEVCKVKLQARGAVLNILYRKTLQLGPSRPPTGEALNLLGTDSERLLNFAGSFHEAWGLPLQLAITLYLLYQQLVTELLSGIRVIKLCGWEQALGARVEACRARELGRLRVIKYLDAACVYLWAALPVVISIVIFITYVLMGHQLTATKVFTALALVRMLILPLNNFPWVINGLLEAKVSLDRIQLFLDLPNHNPQAYYSPDPPTEPSTVLELHGALFSWDPVGTSQETFIGHLEVKKGMLVGIVGKVGCGKSSLLAAIAGELHRLRGRVAVWGLSKGFGLATQEPWIQFATIRDNILFGKTFDAQLYKEVLEACALNDDLSILPAGDQTEVGEKGVTLSGGQRARIALARAVYQEKELYLLDDPLAAVDADVANHLLHRCILGMLSHSTRLLCTHRTEYLERADVVLLMEAGHLIQAGPPSEILPLVQPVPKAWWAENGQKSDSATAQSVQNPEKTKEGLEEEQSTSGGLLQEESKKEGAVALHVYQAYWKAVGQGLALAILFSLLLMQATRNAADWWLSHWISQLKAENSSQEVQASTSPASTGLFSPQLLLFSPGNLYTPVFPLPKAAPNGSSDIRFYLTVYATIAGVNSLCTLLRAVLFAAGTLEAAATLHRRLLHRVLMAPVTFFNATPTGRILNRFSSDVACVDDSLPFILNILLANAAGLLGLLAVLGSGLPWLLLLLPPLSIIYYHVQRHYRASSRELRRLGSLTLSPLYTHLADTLAGLSVLRATGATYRFEEENQRLLELNQRCQFATSATMQWLDIRLQLMGAAVVSAIAGIALVQHQQGLANPGLVGLSLSYALSLTGLLSGLVSSFTQTEAMLVSVERLEEYSCDLPQEPQGQPLQVGLYPDPRPKLWNPEGPSVPRNFFLFTHPSFSAPITSLHDDQNSSPCPFFRISYSLTFPLTLFISHYPPLLTIGSSSPPSPSSPLSPTHGLHQLGTGWLTQGGVEFQDVVLAYRPGLPNALDGVTFCVQPGEKLGIVGRTGSGKSSLLLVLFRLLEPSSGRVLLDGVDISQLELAQLRSQLAIIPQEPFLFSGTVRENLDPRGLHKDRALWQALEQCHLSEVITSMGGLDGELGEGGRSLSLGQRQLLCLARALLTDAKILCIDEATASVDQKTDQLLQQTICKRFANKTVLTIAHRLNTILNSDRVLVLQAGRVVELDSPATLRNQPHSLFQQLLQSSQQGVPASLGGR, via the exons GAGTCCAGATTACATCCTACCCTGCAGTCCTGGATGGCGCCTCCGACTTGCagcttccttcctgctttccGTCTTCCCGCTGCTAGACCTCCTTCCAGTTGCTTTGCCACCAGGGGCAGGCCCAGGACCCATAGGCCTAGAGGTGCTGGAAGGGTGTGTGGCAGCTGTGGCCTGGATCAGCCACAGCCTGGCCCTGTGGGTGTTGTCCCATTCCTCTCATGGCCACTCCCGGGGTCCCTTGGCCTTGGCCCTGGTAGCCTTGCTGCCAGCTCCAGCCCTAGTGCTGACCGTGTTGTGGCATTGCCAACGAGGCACACTTCTGCCCCCACTTCTCCCAGGGCCCGTGGCCCGCCTATGCCTGCTCATCCTGCAGCTGGCTGCACTCTTGGCCTATGCACTGGGATGGGCAGCTCCTGGGGGACCACGAGAACCCTGGGCTCAGGAACCCCTCCTGCCCGAGGATCAAGAACCTGAGGTGGCTGAAGATGGGGAGAGTTGGCTGTCACACTTTTCCTATGCCTGGCTGGCACCCTTGCTGGCCCGTGGGGCCTGTGGAGAGCTCCAGCAGCCTCAGGACATTTGCCGCCTCCCCCACAGACTGCATCCAACCTACCTGGCTCGTGTCTTCCAGTCACACTGGCAGGAGGGGGCCCGACTGTGGAGGGCCTTATACAGGGCCTTTGGACGGTGCTATCTGACACTTGGACTGCTGAAGCTGGTAGGGACCATGCTGGGATTCTCAGGGCCCCTGCTGCTCTCCCTACTGgtgggcttcctggaagaggggCAGGAGCCACTAAGCCATGGCCTGCTCTACGCTCTGGGGCTAGCCAGTGGGGCTGTACTGGGTGCTGTGCTGCAGAATCAGTATGGGTATGAGGTATGTAAGGTAAAACTTCAGGCACGGGGGGCCGTGCTGAACATCCTGTACCGCAAGACTTTACAGCTGGGGCCCAGCCGCCCTCCTACTGGGGAGGCCCTGAACCTACTAGGCACTGACTCTGAACGGCTGCTTAACTTTGCTGGGAGCTTCCATGAAGCCTGGGGCCTGCCCCTACAGCTGGCCATCACCCTCTACCTGCTGTACCAGCAG CTTGTGACAGAGCTGCTGAGTGGCATTCGGGTCATCAAGCTCTGCGGGTGGGAGCAGGCACTGGGGGCTCGAGTAGAGGCCTGCCGGGCTCGAGAGCTGGGGCGACTCCGGGTCATCAAATACCTGGATGCAGCCTGTGTATACCTGTGGGCTGCCCTACCGGTTGTCATCTCCATCGTCATCTTCATCACCTATGTCCTCATGGGGCACCAGCTCACTGCCACCAAG gTGTTCACGGCCTTGGCACTGGTGCGAATGCTTATTCTTCCTCTCAACAACTTCCCTTGGGTGATCAATGGCCTCCTGGAGGCCAAAGTGTCCTTGGACCGGATCCAGCTTTTCCTCGACCTTCCAAACCACAACCCCCAGGCCTACTACAGCCCAG ATCCCCCCACAGAACCATCTACAGTATTGGAGCTGCATGGAGCCTTGTTCTCCTGGGACCCAGTTGGAACCAGCCAGGAGACCTTCATTGGTCATCTCGAAGTGAAAAAG GGTATGCTGGTGGGCATCGTGGGGAAGGTGGGCTGTGGGAAGAGCTCCCTGCTGGCTGCCATCGCTGGAGAGCTCCACAG GCTGCGTGGGCGCGTGGCGGTGTGGGGGCTGTCCAAGGGCTTTGGCCTGGCCACCCAGGAACCCTGGATCCAGTTTGCCACCATCCGAGACAACATCCTCTTTGGGAAGACATTTGATGCACAGCTGTACAAGGAGGTGCTAGAAGCCTGCGCCCTCAATGATGATCTCAGT ATCCTGCCTGCTGGAGACCAGACAGAGGTGGGGGAGAAGGGTGTGACCCTAAGCGGGGGACAGCGTGCCCGGATTGCCCTTGCTCGTGCTGTCTACCAG GAAAAGGAGCTCTATCTCCTCGATGACCCTCTGGCCGCTGTGGATGCAGATGTGGCCAACCACCTGCTGCACAGGTGCATCCTGGGCATGCTAAGCCACAGCACACGGCTGCTGTGCACCCACCGCACCGAGTACCTGGAAAGGGCTGATGTGGTGCTGCTAATGGAGGCCGGTCACCTCATCCAGGCTG GACCTCCCTCTGAGATTCTGCCACTGGTACAACCTGTCCCCAAAGCCTGGTGGGCTGAGAATGGACAAAAGTCTGACTCAG CCACAGCCCAGTCAGTACAAAACCCAGAGAAAACAaaggaggggctggaggaggagcagaGCACATCTGGTGGCCTGCTGCaggaagaaagcaagaaggaGGGCGCCGTGGCCTTGCATGTGTACCAAGCTTACTGGAAGGCTGTGGGCCAGGGCTTGGCCTTAGCCATCCTCTTCTCTCTGCTCCTCATGCAAG CCACGCGGAACGCTGCTGACTGGTGGCTCTCTCACTGGATCTCTCAGCTGAAGGCTGAGAATAGCTCCCAAGAGGTGCAAGCCTCCACCAGCCCAGCTTCTACGGGGCTCTTCTCTCCGCAACTGCTCCTCTTTTCCCCCGGAAACCTCTA CACCCCAGTGTTCCCACTGCCCAAAGCTGCCCCCAATGGCTCCTCAGACATCCGTTTCTACCTCACCGTATATGCGACCATTGCTGGTGTCAACTCCCTCTGCACCCTTCTCCGGGCAGTGCTCTTTGCAGCAGGCACCCTTGAAGCAGCTGCCACCCTGCATCGACGCCTGCTGCATCGAGTCCTTATG GCACCAGTAACTTTCTTCAATGCCACACCCACGGGCCGGATCCTAAACCGCTTCTCCTCTGACGTGGCCTGTGTGGATGACAGCCTGCCCTTCATCCTCAACATCCTCCTGGCCAACGCGGCAGGCCTGCTGGGGCTCCTGGCCGTGCTGGGCTCTGGCCTgccctggctgctgctgctgctgccacctttGAGCATCATCTACTATCACGTGCAGCGCCACTACAGGGCCTCCTCACGGGAGCTGCGGCGCCTGGGCAGCCTCACCCTGTCTCCACTCTATACCCATCTGGCTGATACCTTAGCTGGCCTCTCTGTGCTCCGGGCCACAGGGGCCACCTACAG GTTTGAGGAGGAGAACCAGCGACTCCTTGAGCTAAACCAGAGGTGCCAGTTTGCCACCAGTGCCACAATGCAGTGGCTGGACATTCGGCTACAGCTCATGGGGGCAGCAGTGGTCAGCGCTATCGCAGGCATTGCCCTGGTGCAGCACCAGCAGGGCCTTGCTAACCCAG GGCTGGTGGGCCTGTCGCTGTCTTATGCCCTGTCCCTGACGGGCCTGCTCTCAGGCCTGGTGAGCAGCTTCACACAGACGGAGGCCATGCTGGTAAGCGTTGAGCGGCTGGAAGAGTACTCCTGTGACCTGCCCCAGGAACCCCAGGGCCAGCCACTGCAGGTAGGCCTGTACCCCGACCCCAGGCCAAAGCTCTGGAACCCTGAAGGCCCCAGCGTCCCccgcaatttttttctttttacccacCCATCTTTCTCAGCTCCCATAACCTCTCTTCATGATGACCAAAATTCTTCACCATGTCCCTTCTTCCGCATCTCTTATTCTCTCACCTTTCCTCTCACACTGTTCATTTCTCATTATCCTCCCCTCCTCACCATTGGCTCCTCATCTCCCccatctccctcttcccctctaTCTCCCACCCATGGACTCCACCAGTTGGGCACTGGCTGGCTGACCCAGGGGGGCGTGGAGTTCCAGGACGTGGTGTTGGCGTACCGGCCAGGGCTGCCGAATGCCCTGGATGGAGTGACCTTCTGCGTGCAGCCTGGAGAGAAGTTGGGCATCGTGGGCCGCACGGGCTCCGGCAAGTCCTCCCTGTTGTTGGTGCTCTTCCGGCTGCTAGAGCCCAGTTCAGGGCGAGTGCTGCTGGATGGCGTGGACATCAGCCAGCTGGAGCTGGCCCAGCTCAG ATCCCAGCTGGCTATCATCCCCCAGGAGCCCTTTTTGTTCAGTGGGACTGTTCGAGAAAACCTGGATCCCCGGGGCCTACATAAGGACAGGGCCTTGTGGCAGGCCCTGGAGCAGTGCCACCTGAGTGAGGTGATTACCTCCATGG GTGGTCTGGATGGTGAGCTGGGTGAGGGGGGCCGGAGCTTATCTCTTGGGCAGAGGCAGCTGTTGTGTCTGGCCAGGGCTCTCCTCACAGATGCCAAG ATCCTGTGTATTGATGAGGCCACAGCAAGTGTGGACCAGAAGACAGACCAGCTGCTCCAGCAGACCATCTGCAAACGCTTTGCCAACAAGACAGTGCTGACCATTGCCCATAG GCTCAACACGATCCTGAACTCAGACCGGGTGCTGGTGCTACAAGCGGGGAGAGTGGTAGAGCTGGACTCCCCGGCCACCCTGCGCAACCAGCCCCACTCGCTATTCCAGCAGCTGCTGCAGAGCAGCCAGCAGGGAGTCCCCGCCTCACTCGGAGGTCGCTGA
- the ABCC10 gene encoding ATP-binding cassette sub-family C member 10 isoform X3, with product MERLLAQLCGSSAAWPLPLWEGDTTGHCFTQLVLSALPHALLAVLSACYLGTPRSPDYILPCSPGWRLRLAASFLLSVFPLLDLLPVALPPGAGPGPIGLEVLEGCVAAVAWISHSLALWVLSHSSHGHSRGPLALALVALLPAPALVLTVLWHCQRGTLLPPLLPGPVARLCLLILQLAALLAYALGWAAPGGPREPWAQEPLLPEDQEPEVAEDGESWLSHFSYAWLAPLLARGACGELQQPQDICRLPHRLHPTYLARVFQSHWQEGARLWRALYRAFGRCYLTLGLLKLVGTMLGFSGPLLLSLLVGFLEEGQEPLSHGLLYALGLASGAVLGAVLQNQYGYEVCKVKLQARGAVLNILYRKTLQLGPSRPPTGEALNLLGTDSERLLNFAGSFHEAWGLPLQLAITLYLLYQQVGVAFVGGLILALLLVPVNKVIATRIMASNQEMLRHKDARVKLVTELLSGIRVIKLCGWEQALGARVEACRARELGRLRVIKYLDAACVYLWAALPVVISIVIFITYVLMGHQLTATKVFTALALVRMLILPLNNFPWVINGLLEAKVSLDRIQLFLDLPNHNPQAYYSPDPPTEPSTVLELHGALFSWDPVGTSQETFIGHLEVKKGMLVGIVGKVGCGKSSLLAAIAGELHRLRGRVAVWGLSKGFGLATQEPWIQFATIRDNILFGKTFDAQLYKEVLEACALNDDLSILPAGDQTEVGEKGVTLSGGQRARIALARAVYQEKELYLLDDPLAAVDADVANHLLHRCILGMLSHSTRLLCTHRTEYLERADVVLLMEAGHLIQAGPPSEILPLVQPVPKAWWAENGQKSDSATAQSVQNPEKTKEGLEEEQSTSGGLLQEESKKEGAVALHVYQAYWKAVGQGLALAILFSLLLMQATRNAADWWLSHWISQLKAENSSQEVQASTSPASTGLFSPQLLLFSPGNLYTPVFPLPKAAPNGSSDIRFYLTVYATIAGVNSLCTLLRAVLFAAGTLEAAATLHRRLLHRVLMAPVTFFNATPTGRILNRFSSDVACVDDSLPFILNILLANAAGLLGLLAVLGSGLPWLLLLLPPLSIIYYHVQRHYRASSRELRRLGSLTLSPLYTHLADTLAGLSVLRATGATYRFEEENQRLLELNQRCQFATSATMQWLDIRLQLMGAAVVSAIAGIALVQHQQGLANPGLVGLSLSYALSLTGLLSGLVSSFTQTEAMLVSVERLEEYSCDLPQEPQGQPLQVGLYPDPRPKLWNPEGPSVPRNFFLFTHPSFSAPITSLHDDQNSSPCPFFRISYSLTFPLTLFISHYPPLLTIGSSSPPSPSSPLSPTHGLHQLGTGWLTQGGVEFQDVVLAYRPGLPNALDGVTFCVQPGEKLGIVGRTGSGKSSLLLVLFRLLEPSSGRVLLDGVDISQLELAQLRSQLAIIPQEPFLFSGTVRENLDPRGLHKDRALWQALEQCHLSEVVWMVSWVRGAGAYLLGRGSCCVWPGLSSQMPRSCVLMRPQQVWTRRQTSCSSRPSANALPTRQC from the exons GAGTCCAGATTACATCCTACCCTGCAGTCCTGGATGGCGCCTCCGACTTGCagcttccttcctgctttccGTCTTCCCGCTGCTAGACCTCCTTCCAGTTGCTTTGCCACCAGGGGCAGGCCCAGGACCCATAGGCCTAGAGGTGCTGGAAGGGTGTGTGGCAGCTGTGGCCTGGATCAGCCACAGCCTGGCCCTGTGGGTGTTGTCCCATTCCTCTCATGGCCACTCCCGGGGTCCCTTGGCCTTGGCCCTGGTAGCCTTGCTGCCAGCTCCAGCCCTAGTGCTGACCGTGTTGTGGCATTGCCAACGAGGCACACTTCTGCCCCCACTTCTCCCAGGGCCCGTGGCCCGCCTATGCCTGCTCATCCTGCAGCTGGCTGCACTCTTGGCCTATGCACTGGGATGGGCAGCTCCTGGGGGACCACGAGAACCCTGGGCTCAGGAACCCCTCCTGCCCGAGGATCAAGAACCTGAGGTGGCTGAAGATGGGGAGAGTTGGCTGTCACACTTTTCCTATGCCTGGCTGGCACCCTTGCTGGCCCGTGGGGCCTGTGGAGAGCTCCAGCAGCCTCAGGACATTTGCCGCCTCCCCCACAGACTGCATCCAACCTACCTGGCTCGTGTCTTCCAGTCACACTGGCAGGAGGGGGCCCGACTGTGGAGGGCCTTATACAGGGCCTTTGGACGGTGCTATCTGACACTTGGACTGCTGAAGCTGGTAGGGACCATGCTGGGATTCTCAGGGCCCCTGCTGCTCTCCCTACTGgtgggcttcctggaagaggggCAGGAGCCACTAAGCCATGGCCTGCTCTACGCTCTGGGGCTAGCCAGTGGGGCTGTACTGGGTGCTGTGCTGCAGAATCAGTATGGGTATGAGGTATGTAAGGTAAAACTTCAGGCACGGGGGGCCGTGCTGAACATCCTGTACCGCAAGACTTTACAGCTGGGGCCCAGCCGCCCTCCTACTGGGGAGGCCCTGAACCTACTAGGCACTGACTCTGAACGGCTGCTTAACTTTGCTGGGAGCTTCCATGAAGCCTGGGGCCTGCCCCTACAGCTGGCCATCACCCTCTACCTGCTGTACCAGCAGGTAGGCGTGGCCTTTGTGGGTGGTCTGATCTTGGCACTGCTGCTGGTACCTGTCAACAAAGTGATTGCCACCCGCATCATGGCCAGCAACCAGGAAATGCTACGGCACAAGGATGCGCGGGTTAAG CTTGTGACAGAGCTGCTGAGTGGCATTCGGGTCATCAAGCTCTGCGGGTGGGAGCAGGCACTGGGGGCTCGAGTAGAGGCCTGCCGGGCTCGAGAGCTGGGGCGACTCCGGGTCATCAAATACCTGGATGCAGCCTGTGTATACCTGTGGGCTGCCCTACCGGTTGTCATCTCCATCGTCATCTTCATCACCTATGTCCTCATGGGGCACCAGCTCACTGCCACCAAG gTGTTCACGGCCTTGGCACTGGTGCGAATGCTTATTCTTCCTCTCAACAACTTCCCTTGGGTGATCAATGGCCTCCTGGAGGCCAAAGTGTCCTTGGACCGGATCCAGCTTTTCCTCGACCTTCCAAACCACAACCCCCAGGCCTACTACAGCCCAG ATCCCCCCACAGAACCATCTACAGTATTGGAGCTGCATGGAGCCTTGTTCTCCTGGGACCCAGTTGGAACCAGCCAGGAGACCTTCATTGGTCATCTCGAAGTGAAAAAG GGTATGCTGGTGGGCATCGTGGGGAAGGTGGGCTGTGGGAAGAGCTCCCTGCTGGCTGCCATCGCTGGAGAGCTCCACAG GCTGCGTGGGCGCGTGGCGGTGTGGGGGCTGTCCAAGGGCTTTGGCCTGGCCACCCAGGAACCCTGGATCCAGTTTGCCACCATCCGAGACAACATCCTCTTTGGGAAGACATTTGATGCACAGCTGTACAAGGAGGTGCTAGAAGCCTGCGCCCTCAATGATGATCTCAGT ATCCTGCCTGCTGGAGACCAGACAGAGGTGGGGGAGAAGGGTGTGACCCTAAGCGGGGGACAGCGTGCCCGGATTGCCCTTGCTCGTGCTGTCTACCAG GAAAAGGAGCTCTATCTCCTCGATGACCCTCTGGCCGCTGTGGATGCAGATGTGGCCAACCACCTGCTGCACAGGTGCATCCTGGGCATGCTAAGCCACAGCACACGGCTGCTGTGCACCCACCGCACCGAGTACCTGGAAAGGGCTGATGTGGTGCTGCTAATGGAGGCCGGTCACCTCATCCAGGCTG GACCTCCCTCTGAGATTCTGCCACTGGTACAACCTGTCCCCAAAGCCTGGTGGGCTGAGAATGGACAAAAGTCTGACTCAG CCACAGCCCAGTCAGTACAAAACCCAGAGAAAACAaaggaggggctggaggaggagcagaGCACATCTGGTGGCCTGCTGCaggaagaaagcaagaaggaGGGCGCCGTGGCCTTGCATGTGTACCAAGCTTACTGGAAGGCTGTGGGCCAGGGCTTGGCCTTAGCCATCCTCTTCTCTCTGCTCCTCATGCAAG CCACGCGGAACGCTGCTGACTGGTGGCTCTCTCACTGGATCTCTCAGCTGAAGGCTGAGAATAGCTCCCAAGAGGTGCAAGCCTCCACCAGCCCAGCTTCTACGGGGCTCTTCTCTCCGCAACTGCTCCTCTTTTCCCCCGGAAACCTCTA CACCCCAGTGTTCCCACTGCCCAAAGCTGCCCCCAATGGCTCCTCAGACATCCGTTTCTACCTCACCGTATATGCGACCATTGCTGGTGTCAACTCCCTCTGCACCCTTCTCCGGGCAGTGCTCTTTGCAGCAGGCACCCTTGAAGCAGCTGCCACCCTGCATCGACGCCTGCTGCATCGAGTCCTTATG GCACCAGTAACTTTCTTCAATGCCACACCCACGGGCCGGATCCTAAACCGCTTCTCCTCTGACGTGGCCTGTGTGGATGACAGCCTGCCCTTCATCCTCAACATCCTCCTGGCCAACGCGGCAGGCCTGCTGGGGCTCCTGGCCGTGCTGGGCTCTGGCCTgccctggctgctgctgctgctgccacctttGAGCATCATCTACTATCACGTGCAGCGCCACTACAGGGCCTCCTCACGGGAGCTGCGGCGCCTGGGCAGCCTCACCCTGTCTCCACTCTATACCCATCTGGCTGATACCTTAGCTGGCCTCTCTGTGCTCCGGGCCACAGGGGCCACCTACAG GTTTGAGGAGGAGAACCAGCGACTCCTTGAGCTAAACCAGAGGTGCCAGTTTGCCACCAGTGCCACAATGCAGTGGCTGGACATTCGGCTACAGCTCATGGGGGCAGCAGTGGTCAGCGCTATCGCAGGCATTGCCCTGGTGCAGCACCAGCAGGGCCTTGCTAACCCAG GGCTGGTGGGCCTGTCGCTGTCTTATGCCCTGTCCCTGACGGGCCTGCTCTCAGGCCTGGTGAGCAGCTTCACACAGACGGAGGCCATGCTGGTAAGCGTTGAGCGGCTGGAAGAGTACTCCTGTGACCTGCCCCAGGAACCCCAGGGCCAGCCACTGCAGGTAGGCCTGTACCCCGACCCCAGGCCAAAGCTCTGGAACCCTGAAGGCCCCAGCGTCCCccgcaatttttttctttttacccacCCATCTTTCTCAGCTCCCATAACCTCTCTTCATGATGACCAAAATTCTTCACCATGTCCCTTCTTCCGCATCTCTTATTCTCTCACCTTTCCTCTCACACTGTTCATTTCTCATTATCCTCCCCTCCTCACCATTGGCTCCTCATCTCCCccatctccctcttcccctctaTCTCCCACCCATGGACTCCACCAGTTGGGCACTGGCTGGCTGACCCAGGGGGGCGTGGAGTTCCAGGACGTGGTGTTGGCGTACCGGCCAGGGCTGCCGAATGCCCTGGATGGAGTGACCTTCTGCGTGCAGCCTGGAGAGAAGTTGGGCATCGTGGGCCGCACGGGCTCCGGCAAGTCCTCCCTGTTGTTGGTGCTCTTCCGGCTGCTAGAGCCCAGTTCAGGGCGAGTGCTGCTGGATGGCGTGGACATCAGCCAGCTGGAGCTGGCCCAGCTCAG ATCCCAGCTGGCTATCATCCCCCAGGAGCCCTTTTTGTTCAGTGGGACTGTTCGAGAAAACCTGGATCCCCGGGGCCTACATAAGGACAGGGCCTTGTGGCAGGCCCTGGAGCAGTGCCACCTGAGTGAG GTGGTCTGGATGGTGAGCTGGGTGAGGGGGGCCGGAGCTTATCTCTTGGGCAGAGGCAGCTGTTGTGTCTGGCCAGGGCTCTCCTCACAGATGCCAAG ATCCTGTGTATTGATGAGGCCACAGCAAGTGTGGACCAGAAGACAGACCAGCTGCTCCAGCAGACCATCTGCAAACGCTTTGCCAACAAGACAGTGCTGA